Genomic DNA from Pseudomonas fluorescens:
GACTGGCCTGGCCTGCTCTGGGCCATCGAACAGACCGGCGCCGAACGGGTGATGGTCACGCACGGTTCGGTAAGCGTGCTGGTGCGCCATCTCTGCGAGCAAGGCCTCGACGCCCAAGCGTTCAGCACCGAATACGGTGACGATGAAGAAGACCTCGCCATGGCCACCAACAGCGCAGAGGAGGCGCCATGAAAGCCTTCGCCGAGTTGTACGCCGAACTGGACGCCACCACCTCCAGCAATGCCAAGCTCGCCGCCATGCAGGACTATTTCAGCAAAGCCCCACCCCAGGACGCGGCGTGGGCCGTGTATTTCCTTTCCGGCGGGCGCCCACGGCAACTGGTGCCGGTAAAAATCCTGCGGGAGTTGGCGGTCCAGGTATCCGGGTTGTCGCTCTGGCTATTCGAAGAAAGTTATCAGGCCGTGGGCGACCTGGCCGAAACCATTTCGCTGGTATTACCCGAATCGCCCCACAGCTCCGATGAAGGCCTGGCGCTGTGGATAGAAGAGAAGCTGCTGCCGTTGCGCGGTGAGTCGCCCGGCGTCCTGGCAGAACGGCTTCCGGCGCTCTGGGCGCAGCTCGACCGACCGAGCCTGATGCTGTGCATCAAACTCATCACCGGCAGTTTCCGCGTCGGCGTGTCCAAACTGCTGGTAACCCGGGCCCTGGCCGGAATGGTCAACCTGGACAGCAAACGGGTGGCCCAGCGCCTGGTGGGCTACACCGACCTGTCCCATCGGCCGACGGCGGCCAGTTACCTCAAGCTGATCGCGGCCGAATCCGACGATGAACATGCCCAGCGCGGCGGCCAGCCTTATCCGTTTTTCCTGGCCCATGCGCTGTCTGCACCCGTGGAGCAATTCGACACGCTGCTGGGGCCCGCCAGCGACTGGCAGGTGGAATGGAAATGGGATGGGATCCGCGCCCAGGTGATCAAGCGCGACGGCCATTTGTGGGTCTGGTCGCGAGGCGAGGACTTGGTCACTGAGCGATTTCCGGAACTGCATTCACTGGCCCAGGCGCTGCCCGACGGCACGGTGATCGACGGTGAAATTGTGGTCTGGAAAGCCCCCCAGTCGGTTACCGAAGACGCCTTCGACCCGGACGCACCGTTGCAGCCTGCGGTGCAACCCTTCGTTCTGCTGCAACAGCGCATCGGTCGCAAGACCCTTGGCAAGAAAATCCTCGACGATGCCCCGGTGGTGGTGATGGCCTACGACCTGCTGGAATGGCAAGGCGAGGACTGGCGCAGCCGTCCCCAGGCCGAGCGCCGCGAACAGGTGGAGGCGCTGATCGCCCGTGTTCGCAGTCCGGTGTTGTTGCCGTCGCCAACGGTCACCGGCCAGGACTGGTTCGACCTCGCCCGGCAACGCGAAGGGTCTCGCCGCCTCGGTGTCGAAGGCATGATGCTCAAGGCCCGCAACGCGCTGTACGGCGTCGGTCGCACCAAGGACATGGGCGTGTGGTGGAAATGGAAGGTCGACCCCTTCAGCGTCGACGCGGTGCTGATCTATGCCCAACGCGGCCATGGCCGGCGCGCCAGCCTGTACAGCGACTACACCTTCGCCGTATGGGATAACCCGCCGGACAGTCGCGAGCGCACACTGGTGCCATTTGCCAAGGCTTATTCAGGGCTGACCGATGCAGAAATGCGCCAGGTCGACAACATCGTGCGCAAGACCACCGTGGAGAAGTTCGGCCCGGTGAGCAGCGTCACGCCCACCCTGGTGTTCGAACTGGGTTTCGAAGGCATCGCCCTGTCCAATCGCCACAAGAGTGGGATCGCGGTGCGCTTTCCACGGATGTTGCGTTGGCGCCAGGAT
This window encodes:
- a CDS encoding ATP-dependent DNA ligase, producing the protein MKAFAELYAELDATTSSNAKLAAMQDYFSKAPPQDAAWAVYFLSGGRPRQLVPVKILRELAVQVSGLSLWLFEESYQAVGDLAETISLVLPESPHSSDEGLALWIEEKLLPLRGESPGVLAERLPALWAQLDRPSLMLCIKLITGSFRVGVSKLLVTRALAGMVNLDSKRVAQRLVGYTDLSHRPTAASYLKLIAAESDDEHAQRGGQPYPFFLAHALSAPVEQFDTLLGPASDWQVEWKWDGIRAQVIKRDGHLWVWSRGEDLVTERFPELHSLAQALPDGTVIDGEIVVWKAPQSVTEDAFDPDAPLQPAVQPFVLLQQRIGRKTLGKKILDDAPVVVMAYDLLEWQGEDWRSRPQAERREQVEALIARVRSPVLLPSPTVTGQDWFDLARQREGSRRLGVEGMMLKARNALYGVGRTKDMGVWWKWKVDPFSVDAVLIYAQRGHGRRASLYSDYTFAVWDNPPDSRERTLVPFAKAYSGLTDAEMRQVDNIVRKTTVEKFGPVSSVTPTLVFELGFEGIALSNRHKSGIAVRFPRMLRWRQDKTVEEADTLATLQDLLK